From Plasmodium falciparum 3D7 genome assembly, chromosome: 9, one genomic window encodes:
- a CDS encoding TFIIH basal transcription factor complex helicase XPD subunit, whose protein sequence is MVVFNLDDVEIFFPYDYIYPEQYAYMKYLKKTLDSEGHCVLEMPTGTGKTVAIFSLITSYQYHKKDEGKFIFCTRTVAEMEKSLIELKKVIQYRINVMKQRKVEKLKNEKDDVNDVIKNDDVNDVIKNDDVNDVINNDDEEGANNSLDGSKENVKEYNKHDDHINNLKEFGENSEILAIGISARRCMCINDKVLLKHEREKIDEECRKLTATFIREKKYINNKIDNEIYHPNVDKISDFILRNRHHLDIEDYFDIYNSRNSLEEYDNIGLCGYYENYKKEFLYDLIKPGVYTIEDLKVLCKNYKNKENVNVPICPYFCAKKIIEISKVIILNYQYVIDPKVSKALFSWKDMNKNVHLKNKNDIIVFDEAHNIDSVCLEALSVNIDRNILNKASMNITKLMKKIEQSKMLNEQKLKEECNKILEKIKLQKCNQSLNVTNNVINIDNMKCINHMDNINKTRSDGNVGSYLEKETNKHHNIEGKPGELFVTNEQEKKKRKVESSPVAYFDEDMNLMFSDFFLDESFGDNEKKKKNHDNNNDINNDDIKINDDIKNNDDINNDDRNNNDDINNNNNDRNNNNGRNNNNDRNNNNEDEDHLNDLCYSPLLMEDIIKNVVIPGNIRKSEHFLNLMRIVVVYLKKYINIYDITSEGPLSFLYKFEKDTKLDTSFFKYCFDRLKSLLNNLQIVNIEDYSSLNIVCNFCTLLGNYFKGFIIICEPYPEATGIYDPLIQFACLDSSIAMKTVINKYKSIILTSGTITPLELYPKLLNFKTVLTASFPMSFDRNCVCPLIVTKGSDLIPLSSQFSLRNDLSVIKNYGILLVDMCKCIPDGIVAYFPSYIYMEQVISSWYELGVIANILEYKLIFIETKDIVSTTIALHNFKKACDLGKGAVFLSICRGKIAEGIDFDKHYGKCVILFGIPYQYTLSKILKSRLDFLKETYNIQENEFLTFDAMRQASQCVGRIIRNKKDYGIMIFSDIRYAKHDKKNKLPPWIIKCMDISNINLTVTTAVDISKQFLLNMSQEYRETGQTKISPLMLKNQVKCWTMVKSILNMDDFI, encoded by the coding sequence ATGGTGGTTTTTAACCTTGATGACGTTGAGATTTTTTTCCCGTACGATTATATTTATCCTGAACAATATgcatatatgaaatatttaaaaaaaacgcTAGATAGCGAAGGACATTGTGTTTTAGAAATGCCGACAGGGACAGGAAAGACGGTGGCTATATTTTCGCTTATTACATCGTATCAATATCATAAGAAGGATGAAGGGAAATTTATTTTCTGTACTCGTACGGTTGCTGAAATGGAAAAGTCGCTAATAGAATTGAAGAAGGTAATTCAATACAGAATTAATGTAATGAAGCAGAGAAAGGTAGAAAagttaaaaaatgaaaaagatgatGTAAATGATGTGATAAAAAATGACGATGTAAATGATGTGATAAAAAATGACGATGTAAATGATGtgataaataatgatgatgaggAAGGAGCAAATAATTCATTAGATGGCTCAAAGGAAAATGTGAAGGAATATAATAAGCATgatgatcatataaataatttgaaaGAATTTGGGGAGAACAGCGAAATCCTTGCCATCGGAATTAGTGCCAGGAGATGTATGTGTATTAATGATAAggttttattaaaacatgAAAGAGAAAAGATTGACGAAGAATGTCGTAAGTTAACAGCAACATTTATAagagaaaagaaatatataaataataaaatagataATGAGATATATCATCCGAACGTAGATAAAATAtctgattttattttaaggAATAGACATCATTTAGATATAGAAGATTATTtcgatatatataattcaagaAATAGTTTAGAggaatatgataatattggTTTATGTGGttattatgaaaattataagaaaGAATTTTTGTACGATTTAATAAAACCAGGTGTATATACTATTGAAGATTTAAAAGTATtatgtaaaaattataagaataaagaaaatgtgAATGTACCTATATGTCCATATTTTTgtgcaaaaaaaattattgaaatatcaaaagttattatattaaattaccAGTATGTTATTGATCCAAAAGTTTCAAAAGCATTATTCAGTTGGAAggatatgaataaaaatgtacatttgaaaaataaaaatgatattattgtttttgaCGAAGCACATAATATTGATAGTGTTTGTTTAGAGGCGTTGAGTGTTAACATTGAtcgtaatattttaaataaggCATCTATGAATATTAcaaaattaatgaaaaaaatagaacaatcaaaaatgttaaacgaacaaaaattaaaagaagaatgTAATAAAATACTGGAAAAAATTAAGTTACAAAAATGTAACCAATCATTAAATGTTACAAATAATGTgataaatatagataatatgaaatgtataaatcatatggacaatataaataaaacaagatCAGATGGAAACGTGGGTTCTTATTTGGAAAAGGAAACGAATAAGCATCATAACATTGAGGGGAAACCCGGGGAATTATTTGTAACAAATGAAcaggagaaaaaaaagagaaaggTTGAAAGTAGTCCGGTGGCATATTTTGATGAGGATATGAATTTAATGTTTTctgatttttttttggatgAATCGTTTGgagataatgaaaaaaaaaaaaaaaatcacgataataataatgatataaataatgatgatataaaaattaatgatgatataaaaaataatgatgatataaataatgatgatagaaataataatgatgatataaataataataataatgatagaaataataataatggtagaaataataataatgatagaaataataataatgaagatgaagACCATTTAAACGATTTGTGTTATAGCCCATTATTAATGgaagatattataaaaaatgttgtaATACCAGGGAATATTCGAAAATCAGAacattttttgaatttaatGAGAATAGTAgttgtatatttaaaaaagtatataaatatatatgatataacaTCCGAAGGTCcactttcatttttatataaatttgaaaAGGATACAAAATTGGatacatcattttttaaatattgttTTGATAGATTAAaatcattattaaataatttacaaaTAGTAAATATTGAAGATTATTCATCATTAAATATTGTATGTAATTTCTGTACATTATTaggaaattattttaaaggatttataataatatgtgaGCCATATCCCGAGGCAACTGGAATATATGATCCATTAATTCAATTTGCATGTTTAGATTCATCAATAGCAATGAAAACggtaataaacaaatataagtcaataatattaacaagtGGTACTATTACTCCTTTGGAATTATATCCGAAATTATTGAATTTCAAAACCGTTTTAACAGCTTCATTCCCAATGTCTTTTGATAGAAATTGTGTATGTCCATTAATTGTAACCAAAGGATCTGATTTAATACCATTATCATCTCAATTTTCTTTAAGAAATGATTTAAGTGTAATCAAAAATTATGGTATCTTATTAGTAGATATGTGTAAATGTATACCTGATGGTATTGTAGCTTATTTCccatcatatatttatatggaaCAAGTTATTTCGTCATGGTATGAATTAGGTGTTATAGCaaatatattagaatataaattaatttttatcgAAACCAAAGATATTGTATCAACAACTATTGCTttacataattttaaaaaagctTGTGATTTAGGAAAAGGAGCAGTCTTCTTATCTATTTGTAGAGGGAAAATTGCAGAAGGTATAGATTTTGATAAACACTATGGGAAATGTGTTATTCTCTTTGGGATACCATATCAATATACATTatctaaaatattaaaatctAGATTAGACTTCTTAAAAGAAACTTATAATATACAAGAAAATGAATTCCTAACATTTGATGCTATGAGACAAGCTTCGCAATGTGTTGGACgaattataagaaataaaaaagattatGGTATTATGATTTTCTCAGACATCAGATATGCGAaacatgataaaaaaaataaattacctCCTTGGATTATTAAATGTATGGATATATCTAATATCAATCTAACCGTAACTACAGCTGTAGATATATCAAAACAATTCTTATTAAATATGTCACAAGAATATAGAGAAACGGGACAAACAAAAATATCACCCCTTATGTTGAAAAATCAGGTCAAATGTTGGACCATGGTTAAATCTATACTAAACATGGATgactttatataa
- a CDS encoding ATP synthase-associated protein, putative encodes MNGHNLFQHFMRNIFFKHTFRVVSKNVVDKGQKGLGGTMLLSSPILFEVNNKEEENAPKSEYIFLAGKSIDFLTQKIFENEFGTSILYVAFFVAYLSLLVHDNKINLMVRKLKYKYANNMFTVGHPNYKMYLPKNPLIKNKQTNK; translated from the coding sequence ATGAATGGACATAATTTGTTTCAACATTTTATGAggaatattttctttaagcATACCTTTAGAGTTGTAAGTAAGAATGTTGTGGACAAGGGGCAAAAAGGTTTAGGAGGAACCATGTTATTAAGTTCACCAATATTATTTGAagttaataataaagaagaagaaaatgctCCCAAaagtgaatatatatttttggcTGGAAAAAGTATTGATTTTTTAActcaaaaaatatttgaaaatgAATTTGGAACTTCCATATTATATGTTGCATTTTTTGTAGcatatttatctttattagttcatgataataaaattaatttaatgGTACggaaattaaaatataaatatgcaaataatatgtttacaGTAGGACATCCcaattataaaatgtatttacCAAAAAATCctttaataaaaaacaaacaaacaaacaaataa
- a CDS encoding AP2 domain transcription factor, putative, whose protein sequence is MKWKWYNTKNICTLTNVFLSKHPYKPKTREIIHPHMTPPEYLAPSDCFQAKTGELQQYIPNNYYRVKWIESLRSGEYLGEDYPWNLLPNWKYWRKRKYNVKYEEIPWFISKVKGVSYYKRLNVWMVQWVENGVHRIRRFRCAFGLLQAKLAAEQFRKKLEEAGRVDNRKTERQIRMDYIQKKDERLLRKKKYSKISKGQF, encoded by the coding sequence atgaaatgGAAATGGTATAATACAAAGAATATATGTACGTTGACAAATGTGTTTTTATCAAAACATCCTTATAAGCCTAAAACGAGGGAAATTATTCATCCTCATATGACTCCACCAGAATATTTGGCACCATCAGATTGTTTTCAAGCGAAAACAGGTGAATTGCAGCAGTATATTCcgaataattattatcgtGTTAAATGGATTGAGTCTTTACGAAGTGGTGAATATTTAGGGGAAGATTACCCATGGAATTTGCTTCCAAATTGGAAATATTGGAGAAAGCGAAAGTACAATGttaaatatgaagaaattCCTTGGTTTATTTCGAAGGTAAAGGGAGtttcttattataaaagATTGAATGTGTGGATGGTACAATGGGTGGAAAATGGGGTACATCGAATTAGAAGGTTTAGGTGTGCATTTGGTTTATTACAAGCCAAACTGGCTGCTGAACAATTCAGGAAAAAATTGGAAGAGGCAGGTAGAGTTGATAACAGAAAAACCGAAAGGCAAATTAGGATGGATTACATACAAAAGAAGGATGAGAGATTAttgagaaagaaaaaatattcaaaaatatCCAAGGGGCAATTTtga
- a CDS encoding V-type proton ATPase subunit E, putative has translation MALDDAEAQKQIQQMVNFILNEAKDKAHEIEAKALEDFNIEKLRIVQKMKEKIRVEFQKKAKQMEIKRSIARSSAINKARLKKMCAKDQVFKEIYKISSDKLNDLYKDKDKYKNLIVDLIVQSLFYMQEPHVIVRCRDIDKAVVESSLNEAVSKYTDKLKKQFNVTKTVKIELDKSGNYLPPPPTPENEGNSCLGGVILTTPNRKINCDNTLDVRLKLAIEYCTPEIKRMFFENA, from the exons ATGGCATTA GATGATGCAGAAGCTCAAAAACAAATCCAACAAATGGTAAACTTCATCTTGAATGAAGCCAAGGATAAAGCACATGAAATTGAAGCCAAAGCCTTAGAAGATTTTAATATTGAAAAATTAAGAATTGTGCAAAAGATGAAAGAAAAGATACGTGTAGAATTTCAGAAAAAAGCTAAACAAATGGAAATTAAAAGATCGATTGCTAGATCATCAGCTATAAATAAAGCTAGATTAAAGAAGATGTGTGCAAAAGATCAAGTTTTTaaagaaatttataaaattagtagtgataaattaaatgatttatataaagataaagataaatataaaaacctTATTGTAGATTTAATAGTTCAATCATTATTCTATATGCAAGAACCACATGTTATTGTTCGATGTAGAGATATAGACAAAGCAGTTGTTGAAAGCTCCTTAAACGAAGCTGTTTCAAAATATACagacaaattaaaaaaacaattcaATGTTACCAAAACAGTTAAAATAGAATTAGATAAATCGGGAAATTATCTACCTCCACCACCTACACCTGAAAATGAAGGAAATTCATGTCTTGGAGGTGTTATCTTAACTACACCaaatagaaaaattaatTGTGATAATACTTTGGATGTGCGTCTCAAACTAGCCATCGAATATTGTACACCGGAAATTAAAAGAATGTTTTTTGAAAAcgcataa
- a CDS encoding UBX domain-containing protein, putative, which produces MNEFIKLFMDITKEDDEKKASSFLESYNWNVEEAITRYFIATKQKTSTEDVTTSNENNENNQVLEKKNKKKEKKNKKKEKKNKKKEKNKKEESNKKEEKNNIHINDAAIRNEYLHKNDEDNKDISDFSSISSDEGNIEEGNTLNNYEINEEEHVGRTNFLYFLNHIGKMVFPIFKNLYNVMSSFFKILSTYIISSTTTSTAASASESPSTSTSTSTSPSSSEPYTSSYDNGFTKYYENKYSKVHTDFFRGSLKEAINKSRREEKLLLVYLHIEYDDVSYFCEHVFNNLEMKSFFDENCILYAHDISKGDIKELSTTLNVFMLPQISIILTCYVTDMMELSIIYGQPSITHIMNTISHCIEKMDMKREKMEMLKNKNYRDRLIREEQDREYQEALRKDRLKEEEKKKKENEKLVKIQEKNKIKNERKEKTKKFPLCISSNEQIAKICIRLPNGIRIQNNFGLSNTLQDIYEWAECSEFLQPQNQKVIIPYKFQLICSLTKWNVQRTSEQIKNFDLYPNAIFNMKSLDTSDEE; this is translated from the exons atgaatgaatttataaaattatttatggaTATAACAAAAGAGGATGATGAAAAGAAGGCTTCTTCATTTTTGGAGTCTTATAACTGGAATGTTGAA GAAGCCATAACCCGCTATTTTATTGCTACAAAACAGAAGACATCAACCGAA GATGTGACCACGTccaatgaaaataatgaaaacaaTCAAGTGcttgagaaaaaaaataaaaaaaaggaaaaaaaaaataagaaaaaggaaaaaaaaaataagaaaaaggaaaaaaataagaaagagGAAAGTAAtaagaaagaagaaaaaaataatatacatattaatgaCGCTGCAATAAGAAATGAATATCttcataaaaatgatgaagataataaagatatatcaGATTTTTCAAGTATATCATCAGATGAAGGTAATATAGAAGAAGGAAATACTTTGAAcaattatgaaataaatgaagaagaacATGTGGGTAgaacaaattttttatactttttaaatCATATAGGGAAAATGGTTTTTcctatatttaaaaatttgtaTAATGTTATGTCTagcttttttaaaatattaagtaCCTACATAATATCATCGACAACAACGTCGACAGCTGCTTCGGCATCGGAATCACCATCAACATCAACATCTACGTCGACATCACCTTCTTCGTCGGAACCATACACTTCATCATATGACAATGGTTTTactaaatattatgaaaacaAGTATAGTAAGGTACATACAGATTTCTTTAGAGGTTCTTTAAAAGAAGCTATTAATAAGTCAAGGAgagaagaaaaattattactggtttatttacatattgaATATGATGATGTTTCATATTTTTGTGAACatgtatttaataatttagaaaTGAAGAGTTTTTTTGATGAAAATTGTATTTTGTATGCACATGATATATCTAAAGGAGATATTAAAGAATTAAGTACTACATTAAATGTTTTTATGTTACCACAAATAAGTATTATATTAACATGTTATGTTACGGATATGATGGAATTATCAATTATATATGGGCAACCATCCATCACACATATTATGAATACTATATCGCATTGTATAGAAAAAATGGATatgaaaagagaaaaaatggaaatgttaaaaaataaaaattatagagACAGATTAATTAGGGAAGAACAAGATAGAGAATATCAAGAAGCTTTAAGAAAAGATAgattaaaagaagaagaaaagaaaaaaaaagaaaatgaaaaattagttaaaatacaagaaaaaaataaaatcaaaaatgaaagaaaagaaaaaacaaaaaaattccCTTTATGTATATCTTCAAATGAACAAATTGCTAAAATTTGTATTAGACTACCTAACGGTATaagaatacaaaataatttcGGTCTCTCAAATACTTTACAAGATATATATGAGTGGGCTGAATGTTCAGAATTTTTACAACCACAGAATCAAAAAGTTATTATTCCTTATAAATTTCAATTAATATGTTCACTTACCAAATGGAATGTACAAAGAACATCTGAGCAAATCAAaaattttgatttatatCCGAATGCGATTTTTAATATGAAATCGTTGGATACATCTGACGAGGagtaa